A window of Desulfuromonas acetoxidans DSM 684 genomic DNA:
ATCCAGCAGCAGGCGCTGAACTTGACGGCTTTTGGCTTCAAGGCGCTGCTTAGGCTTTTCGTTACTGATATCGTAAATGATGGCGTCGCAGATACTGCCGGCTGTGACCCGTTCTTTATCAATCACCTGGGGATAGATCACCAGCACATCGCCGTCGCGTTTGAGCTGTTCGATCACCTTGCGGCGCATGACGCTTTTACCGCTGCCGACTTCTCCGATGACGGCGAGAAACCCGCCGTGACGGGCGGCGTCGAGCATGGCCGCTTCAATATAGCGGTGTTCGTCGGACATAAAGATGTCGCTATCCTTCAAAATGTCGTCAATGAAGGGATGGCGAAAGAGTTTGAACTGTTTACGTGCCCCGTCTGTAAGCATGGAGACCTCCTTGATTTCGGTTTCGTCCTGATTATTGCCTGGCACCATGGCCGCCGGTTTGTTGACGCCATTTGATGCAGGCTTGATTTTGTTCATGTGGCACCCTTTGAGCGGCTGCCAGATACTTTTCACATCGCGTTTTTCCCGGTTGAGCACCGCCATCATGTCTTCGTTTTCACGGATAAATTTTTCAATGTGCTGTTCAAATCCAGTCATGGTGGTGGGGATGTAGTTTTTATTGCAGATCAAATTAATGGTCGTACCTGATACGCCGACCATGGGGCCGAATTCGCGCTGACTGATATTGGCGTCGGCCAGCAACTTTTTGAGATAGATTTCTTGCACGGGGCGGTCCCACCCGTGGGGTTGGTTTGATTTCGGTCTGCCCATTGCTGTCTCCCTGTCGTTTTCCTAATCAATTAAAGCGCCGGTTTCCTTGGCGTAGAACATATAGACTTCAACTCGTTTTTTTTTCTGCTCTATATGCTCCCGCCCCAAGCTCTGGGGGATAAAGTTCTCATGCTCAAGCATTTCCAGTGTTGCCGTTAAC
This region includes:
- a CDS encoding AAA family ATPase, with the translated sequence MQEIYLKKLLADANISQREFGPMVGVSGTTINLICNKNYIPTTMTGFEQHIEKFIRENEDMMAVLNREKRDVKSIWQPLKGCHMNKIKPASNGVNKPAAMVPGNNQDETEIKEVSMLTDGARKQFKLFRHPFIDDILKDSDIFMSDEHRYIEAAMLDAARHGGFLAVIGEVGSGKSVMRRKVIEQLKRDGDVLVIYPQVIDKERVTAGSICDAIIYDISNEKPKQRLEAKSRQVQRLLLDRSRNGFRHVIILEESHDLSVPVLKYLKRFHELEDGYKKMLGIILVAQTELKSRFTESQNIDMREVIQRVQIAEIHGLNGSLKGYLKVKFERLGVKLDSIFTDDAFDMISSRLTTQDDSRRKVSLAHPLRVNSLVIDAINLAHEMGEERVTGDVIQALY